GATGACCCCACCTCCTGCAGAAGAGGGAAAGGCGTTTCCCCCTTGGGCTCCATCCTCCAAATTCCCATTTCAgcaaagaattccttcccaatgtcccatctaaccctgctctgtgacactgggaagccattcccttgTTATCCTGTTATTCCAGGCCTTTGCCCAGAGCCTCTCTGGCGCTCTCTCGGAGCTTCCTTCCTGTGTTTGGCACTAATTAACCAActaaattcaattaaaaaccagaaacacGTCATTCCAACCCCACAAAATTAACTACGTGACTTTGGGACCATTGGGGACAGACGTCTAACAACTGGATTTCTGGATCAACAGGGGAATTTCCTTTCTGGAAGCACAAAAACAAAGCGACAACAACAGTGCCCCAGACCAACCCCGCGGTTCTCTCCGAGCCATCTCCTCCTCCAAAGGCGGAGATTGAGAACGCACATGGGTGAACTGGGGGAATGACAATTCCATGGGGGAATGACAACGCCgacagcagcaaaaaaagtGCCTCAGCTCGGCACTGGAGAGCAGCCGTTCCTGAGGACACCgggacagggagaggaggggagagaaggagccCGTCCCGAGCCGCCCGCGCCCCTCACCTCCTTCTCGGACGCCTTCTCGCCGATCCCCAGGAGCCCGTAGAGATCccgctccagcagctccttatCCACCGCCATCTTTGCGCTTCCCGGTTCCGCTCCTGGCGCCGCGGTCGCTGGGAAATGTAGTTCTCACACGCCGCCGCGCCATTGGCCGCCCGGGAAGGCTGAACTACAAGCACCGTGATGCACCGCGCGGCCCCAGAGAAAACGACCGGTCAGGGTGCGCAGCGCCGTGCTGGGCATGCTGGGTGTTGTAGTTCTTTAGCGGTGGCTGCGAGCGGGGAGAAACTGAAGGGAAACTACAAGTCCCGTGGGGCCGTGCGCGGGCACTGAGTCCTTAGGGGAAACGGCACGTGGGTCCCGCTGTCCCCCAAAGTCCCCACTGACCGTGTCCCCAAGTGACACGGGACAGATCCGCATGCCGCGCgctaaatccctccagggatggcgTTCCACCACCTCTTTGGGAAGTCTGTCGCAGTGGGGTGTGGTGTGAGCCCAGCTACAGCCTGTTCCCAAAAACATACTTGTTTTTGTTGTCCCCAAAAAGCATCCATTTGAACCCAAGGCATAACTCCCTGCAAAATTCTTGTCTTCCTAGTGATCCAAGAGACTTCCCTTTCCCACCACTGCTCTAAGAAGGGACCACTGTAGAAGAAAGCCTATCGAATTATTCCCATACACAGGACACAGAATTTTTCAGCCCTTACTCCTTTATTCTAGCAGCATTTGCATCCTTGTGGCTGAGGATTATTTAACTTACCTTTATCAACAACAGTAACAAATCACGAAGAGAACACGAAGAAAAGTGGATAGCCATGAATCCAGCAAAATGAATTGTTTCAGAGAGGATTTTCTTACCCAGTAGTGCAATAAAGGGAAAGATCCCTGGTGTGTCTCCATGGAGCCTCGCTCAAGCAGAGCCCCAGCTCTCAGGGTCATCGTCTAAAGTCATCGTCAGTGCTGTTCCAAGCCCCACTCCACTGCCACCTCCTTCTTGAGGAGAATCCTGAAATGGTTTGTGCtcaaagggaccttaaagatcatcctgttccatgatcccaggttgctccaaaccctgtccaacctggcctggaacacttccagggactgggcaacctgtgccagggcctcagcaccctcacagggaaggatttcttcccagtatTCCACCTACATCTCCCCTTTTCCAGTTTGGAGCCAATCCCTTTGTCCTAACTCTCCAGTTCCTTATAGTTGTAGCCCTGGGCATGCCGAGACCACCTGTGGCCATCGTGGTGCCACCTCAGGGACCTCCTGCGGCCTCCccctgaggatcccctctggGTTCCCCTCCTGTCACACCTTCCTGCCCTGCAAGACACAACATTTATCCACTGACGCCTGTCCCTAAACCCAGGCACAGCCCTAGGGGCTGTCCCATGCCTCAACAGTGTCCCTTTGTGACAACACCATCAGTGACGTCACAGAAGCCACAGGACCACGTCACAGAAGCGGGACAGGGGGACGCAGAGCCTCAATCCCATGGTGAGACCTGTGGGATTCAAACACCGCTGTTCCAGCCCCACCACTGCCCCGCTGTTGAGGTGTGGGACAGCCTCGGAGGGATGAGGAGCTGCGGGGTTTTGGGGAGAGGTATCTGCAAACAGACTTTGTGCTTCTCGTAGGGCGAGATGTCATCGAGGGAGGACACTCCAGAGCCGGGCACCtctgccaccagcaccagccaggctgctccGGCCGCGCCGCCGGACGACAACCGGGAGAACGCCGTGTGCCCGGAGTGCCGGGACATCAGCACGGCGTGCTCCAGCTCGTGCCGGCACTGCTTCTGCCGGCTGTGCCTGTGGGACTGGAGCCTGGGCGAGGGCGTGTGCCCGCGGTGCCGGCGGCCCACGCGCCATCCCTACCCCCAGCACGTGGCCCTGTACCACGAGGTGCAGGACCGCCTGTACGACGCCAAGCGGAGATGGCGCGGACGCTCCGCGGGGTGGCCGAGGAGCTGCTCCCGATATTTGGGACGCGGCGGGCCCTGGGAGAGAAGGCGGAGGAGATCCATGAGGTGGCCCCGCGACGGCCGCTGGCAGTCGCGGCACAGCCGAGGCAGCGACTcgccgaggaggaggaggaggtggcgGCAGCAACAGAGGAGGGCTTGGGAGGACACACCTGAAGAGGGACAGACTCCAAGGTTTGAGTGGGCCATCCCGGCATCCTCGCCGGGAAGTCGATCCCGGCGCAGGTCCAGCAGGTCATGGAGTCAGCAGGAGCGGTCACGGGGCcaccacagcaggagcagggagcattCCCATAGCTGGGACCGGCGGCAGAGCGTGTCGTCCAGGAGAGACCAGCACACCCAGACAAGCTCCCACGACCATTCCGCaaggcagaggggctggaggagctggaatgCTGATGACAGACACACTCCAAGGTCCCAACAAGATGTCCCCTCAGAGAGGGGCCAGACACACTGGTGGGAAGATGCTGATTCCTCCGGACAATGGCACACAAGGAGAAGGCAAAGCCGGGGCAGATCCCACAGGAGAGGCCAGAACTCCCAGGGAACGGTGCCCCACGACCATTCCACAAACCAGAGGCGCTGGAATGCTGATGACAGACGGTCTCCAAGGCCCCAGTACGACACCTCCTCGAGGAGGAGCGAGAGACACCAGCAGCAAGACTGGGATTCCTCCAGGCAACAGCACGTGACGAGGAGCCGAAGTCGGAGCAGATCCCACAGGAGAGGCCAGAACTCCCACACAGCCTCCCAGGGAACGGTGCCCCACAACCATTCTGCAAGGCAGAGGCAGGGGAGGAGCTGGAATGGTGACCAGGGACGAGCTGCGAGGTTCCAGCAGGACATCCCAGGCTCCTCAGGGAGGAGCCGGCACCGGCGCAGGAGCCGTGCTGGGCGTAGGGACTCATAGCCCACCCTCCCAAAATGGGAATCGCCGCGTGCGGGCTCAGCCCAGGGTGTCCAGGAAGGTTTTGGTGATCTCCCAGGATGGAGCCACCAGATCTGTCCTGGACATCCTGTTCCAGGGCTTGACTCGCTGCAAATAAACAAATGCCACTTAAGCCAGCACTCccttccttttattctttttttgtttgtttgtttgtttttggtgtttttgccACCTCAGGAGCCTCTACAGATATTTTGGAGCATCCCAGGTGCTTGGGTTGCTCCCATGAGCTTCATCCTTTCCCTCTGTGAGCTCCCTCCAGCATCATTAAGTGCCTCTGTGAATCAAGGAAGGAGCTGAGGggcttttcccttctccatgcCCTCACAGCCTTTCCATGGCTGAACCTGACTTGTATTTTGCCTTTGCTTTCCCTTCAGTTTTATCCAGAGAAGCTTTGTTGGGAGAAGTTAATGccacttatttttttcagcaaaccCACAGCTTGgtacaggaatattttttcccaaaaatccaaGGTGTGGCTGATACAATTCAGTGCTGGAGGtgcccaagcccagctccaggtcCAAAACTTGCCCTAAACTTCCCTTCCAGCTGTCATCCCAAATGATTCCAACCTTTGGAATCACCCCACTAACCTGCAGTGTGCCATTGATCTCTAATTTGGGGTATCAGCAGAGCTGATTATCTCCCTAAATGCATATTCAGCATGTGGGATGTGGATTTTACCTATGGATACATTCCCTGCTGGATGGAAGGAGGTTGGTCACACTGGATCCCTCTTGCACTGCAAgaaagaattggaaaaaaagccataaaattCAACAAATGGTGAAAAGCAGGAGCCTGGGCACACAGGGGGTGAGCAAGGATCCTCGATATTCACATCATGCTCTGGTAGAGCCACTCCTCTGCTTGatcaagtttatttttcttcctcccaaaCCTGTTTCAAATACACCTGGAATTCACTCGTTTTCCCAAATATACCCagaaggtgggctcttgctACCTGGAAACCAGGTGGGAGAAGCATTGCTCTGCACAGATGTTGGCCACACACAGCACCAAAAAAACTATCTTGGTAGTTTTCCCctagaattattattttttattaaacacaAAACTTCCCCTCAGGTATAAACTGATGTTTGTTTATCCCCTGGAAAATCCTCTCTGAGTGTGGTGCCAGGGGTCTGGAAATGCTGGATATGCCCACCTGaacgtgcacacacacagacatttcactgggaaaactgtggaaaaaaggcagcattcagtgtggatggatggatgttgGTGGCAGAGCCACTATTTTAGGATAACAACGAGTAAGAAAGTTCAGACGatttctgctgaaattaaaaacaacaacaaaaaacaaacaaacaaaaaaaaacccccaacaaaacaaaataaaaacaaaaggatCTTGGAAAAGTGCAAAGAGCCTGGAAGtctgagggcagagggaagtgCCTGTggccagtgctgtccccagaggtttctgtcccagagctgccCAGCCTGGATTCATGAGGTTTTTACAAACACTGGcacctctgccaggctggcagagtAATTCCTCAGGGTGGTGCCACCATCAAACACTCGGGCAGTGTTGGTGTCCATCCAGAGGTGGCCCTCTCCTGGCAGGTAGATATCCCTCCACGTTTGTCCCTTTTCTGTTATTGGAGCAACCAGGAcctgcagggaaaagaaaaagaaagaacttcAGCAGAGGGAGGATTAGACAGCAGGGATGACATGGTCAtcagggaatcctggaatggtttgggtgggaagagacCTTGAAagccatccagtgccaccctctgtcatgggcagggacactttccactatcccaggttgctccaagtcccatccaacctgaacactccaggggtggggcagccacagcttctctgggaaacttgtgccagggcctcagcagcctcacagagaattccttcccaatcccatctatccctgccttctgtcagtttaaaaacattaatgCAAGGCAGTGACATTTCTTTgactgggattgggatgatCCCTGCTTTCAGCTGCCCCAAGATTCCACCcagtttatatttttgaaaaccagaatgaaaaaaacccatcagagATGTGTGTTTCTTACAAAACCTACTCCCTAGTGATCGAGCCAATGTAATCccattttcagggattttttcgCTTTGTTTTATGGGAAAAGCAGTTCCCAAAAGCAGTTCCGAACATTCTGAGACTATTTATTCCTGCTAAATCTTTCTACTTCCAAAGCTGATAAAGGGTTTCAGGGCCCAAAATAAGAGTTTCATGAGGAAAGCCAAGTCtttccaaaaagcaaaaaccccaaacccacaaaaatcagCTGCTTTGGCTTGGATTTAAATCTTCTCAAATCCAAGTCCTGGTTTGCACTTGGGCAGAGCTGGGTTTACAGGAATAATGCAGAATTCTCACCTCATCTCCAATGAGAAACTCGTCTTCTATGGTGAATGCAACTGGATCTGTGGGGCTGAGCCACCAAGCAGGACGGAAGATGGGGTATCCCAAACTCTGCCACTCCTTACTGTATTTTAGGAGCAGTGGCACGACGAAATCTCGGTGCCTCTGGATGCACTGGCGGGTCAGATTCAGGACCTGCAGGTTGGGGACAGATCCATGAGGAGCCCAACATCCAGGAAACAACAAAgcaggcaggggaaaaaaaaaataatttaaaagtgaaGCATATATTCCTTTGGGAAGGGAAATTACTGAATTAGAATGACCTGGTCAAGTTATGGTGGAAATGGGGTTGATAGTGGATATCAATTGATTTGGATATAAATCCATTGGTAATACATTTAAATCCATTGATAATGGACATAAATCAATTGGATTGAAATGGCTTTAAATCCACTGGGAATTGTTATAAATTGGCTGGATTTAAATCTACTGATAGCAGGAAGGAATGCATTGGATTTTAATAGATTTAAATCCATTGGTAATTAACTTAAATCCAGTGGATTTAAATGGGTTTAAATACACTGCTAATGGATACAAATCCAttgaattttaatgattttaaatatattgGTAATGGATatgaaaaatagatttaaatcCATTGATAATTATTATAAATCCATTGCATTGAAATCTATTGGTAGTGGTTACAAATCCATGGGATTTAAATGGGTTTAAGTACATTGATAATATATGTGAATCTATTagatttaaatgtatttcaatCCATTTATATTGAACATGAATCTATTGGATAGAAATGGATTTAAGTCTGTTGATAGTGAATATAAACCCATTGGATTTAAATAGATTTAAACCCATTGATAATGGATATGAGTCCACTGGAGTTGAGTGAATTTAGATCCATTGACAATGCATACAAACACATGGATTTAAATGCATTTACATTGACTGATAATGGATAGCAATTAATTGTACTTAAATGGATTTGCACCCACTGATCAAGGACTTTAATCAATTTGATTTAAATCCCACTGATAATGCACATGAATCCACTGAATTGAAATATAATGAAATCCATTGATAACGGCTACAAATCCATTGGATTTAAATCCACCGGTACTTGAATCTAAGCCCACTGATAATGGATTTATTCCCACTTCTATGGAAAGGTGAGgacagcagctggcaggagaCCTCTGCCAGGCCTTCCATGGTTTTTGAGGGCATTGGCCATGTCAGAATTCCTGTCTGGAGTGTGGGATACGTACCCAGGCgtcacagcagagccagggtgGGGTCCCAAAAGCCATCACGGGCAGGAATGTCACAATCTGCAGCCACCTCACAAACAGCTCCGGATCCCCCGGGGTGGCTCCAGCCACGCTCCCTCCTGCAGGAACATGGGGCTGGAGTCAGGCTCTCACATGGCATGAAAAGTTTTCCTGGGAAACCTCAGAGCTCCTTCCAGTTCCTAAAGCACCCCTGGGAGCCATCGCTCTGAAAACCTGGCACAGCTTCCCTGGAAATGCCACAACCCCCCCACCAGTGCCGAGGTCTCACCCAGCCATCCGCAAATTCCTGTTTCCTCCAGAGGTTTTTCCCAACTCTTGCAGCTCCCAGGCTGTTGGgacacagcccctggcagcaaACTGCCCAGCTCTCTCATCCATCCAAACCAAGGGCTCCAGTACCTCTTTGGGAAGCAAACTCCCATGCTGGGAGTGCTCGATCCTCATTTTCTAAGGAGAACAGGCTAAAAATAGAGGCCAAATTGAAATATTGTTCTCAACCCCTGTTTCAGGGCTGTTGTTCAGCCCAACTCTCCATGTTTGACACTtctgcacagcccctgcacaCTCAGGGCGTGTTTTAACCACCACTAATTCCATCAGCTCCGAGAAAAAGGGGAATGGATCCACTCGATTAAATGTTGTTTCTTGCCCttttataatgtttttatttcaggatTTCTGGAGCCATCTTGCTTCAGAGCAGAAATGCAGacttggagcagagctgctggggtttTAGGAATATCCATTcaccagccaggagcctggggatGCAgatcctggctgtgccaggtggGATTTAGCCCAAGTCAAGCCCCACAGGGGTGGGCTGTGGTTGGATCTCTGGGAAGAGCATCCCCAGAgacccagctgctcctggagctgcctggcaATATCTAAAGCatattcttttgcttttaattcCTCACATTTTCCCCTGGTATCATTCATCCCAATCAGGCCAGCACAACAGAAAACTGGGGAGCAAAATGCTCCAAGCCTTCCTATAGCACACCTAAGGTGCAAATGTACCTTTTGTGCCtggaaaaaaagctgtaaaattcactgcagagaagccagaaatagggaaaacaaaaaaaaaaaaaaaaaaaccaaaaaaaaaaaaaaaaaaagaaaaagaaaaaaggaaaaccaaacctTACCTACTGCATCAGGGATGAAGAAGTTGTAGCCCAGGAGGCTGTAATGCAGCACGGAGGGGATGAGCCCCTTCAGCCCGGCGTGGCTCCAGTCAGAGCGCAGGGGGCTCATCTGGACAAACAGTGGGAGGTGGCTGGATCTGGAGAAACAACACAAACCCTTCAAGGTCCTTATAGGGCTTGCAGGAGCTGGAATTCTATGATGCCCAGCTGGCCTGAGAGTCACCGGGGTCAGGTTATAgttccagaatggtttgggtgggaagggaccttaaagcccatccattgccaccctctgctgtgggcagggacactttccactatcccaggttgctccaatcccaatccaacctggccttgaacacttccagggatggggcagccatggcttctctgggcaccctgtaccAGGGCCTGAGCACCCTCAGATCCTACAAGGATCATCGAATCCAGCACGCTGCCCTAGCCCACTCCCTCACCGCTTCCCTGGGTGCCAAGAAACATCTTGGAATACTAAAAACGTATCCCCAGCTCTTGTGCCCACCAGCCCCAGCAAAGCCTGTCCCGGTGCCCACCTGGTCCCGGCGCTGATGACGGTGCCATTGCCCAGCGTCGCCAGCGCCGCCGCCAGCACCTCAGTGTATCCATCACCCGCCAGCTCGGCGGGAGCAGGGACATCCTGCTCCAGGAAGGAATTGCCCTCGACTCCCTCAAAAGCCACGTAGGTGGCCCCCAGTTCTTGCTGCAGGCGCCGGGCACGAGCCAGGTACCAGCTCAGAGCCACCTCGCTGGTGACGTTCAGGCGGGCACAGAGCTGCCCCTTCCAGGTGGTCAGCAGTGGGAtctgtggaggaggaggaggaggatggaaaTCCTTGTCAGATCCATAGAATATCCTGCTGATTCCGGGGTGCAAGGCTGGGGGATTCCCCACTGCCCTCATCCTGACTTGCACTGTCACGGTGCAGCACATCAAACTCTCCctcaaacccccaaaaaaatccctgatcTAGTGGTTAAGGGATCATTAAAATGACCACAAAAAATGGAGGTGGGGAATCTTCTGAACGCTGGAAGTGGAAATTTTAAAGCTGCTTCCCTAGGAATGAGGAGAGACGCTGCTTCCCCCAGCATTGCTTTGTGCCAGCATGGTGGGATCGTGTGGATGTGTCCCTTGATAAATAACAAACCTGAGTGGGTTTATTCAGCTTTAATTTTAGTTTGGGGCCCGTACCGAGCTACCCCcgggtcggggctggcggctGAGCCAGTATCCCGCGGCCTCTCCGCCATTCAGGGAGCGCAGGAAGAGCGGGGAGGTGACACTGGCATATGGGGACAGCGTGATGGAGAGCTCCAGAGGTTCCACCAGCGCCGGGGCCTGCCTCTTCCTGCGCTCCGAGGGCACGAGATCCTGCGGGCGGGAAAGGGCGGAATAAGGGATTTGTGGGAGCACCATGCCCCCCACGTGCCTGGAAGGTGGCAGGATGGCCATACCGTGGCGGCGAGGACGGCGGTGCCACGCTCCCCCAGGGCCACCACACCCTCCTGAAGGCGATGGCGTTTCAGCCTCCTCAACAGCGACCTCAGACCTCGCTTGATTTTGGTGGCAGAACCCTCCGGGCCGTGGTACCGCCAGACGGGAGACCTGCAGGGTGGGAAATTCCTCGTTGTTGGAATCAATAAGTCAAGAGTCTCTCTGGattcttcagagagaaatcaAAACACAGAGATTGAATTAAAACCTTTGGATGGGCTGAAGTATGTTAAGCTGCTCCCGCATAAAGTGGAGGTGTAGGTTTAAGTTTTAGAAtaagcaagcaagcaagaaTAAGTTTTAAGTGCTTTTGAGAAGTAAAGGTCTCACATACCAGTATAGAACACAAGTTCTATTAAAGGCTAAAAAACATAGTCCTAGATACTAATGTTTCTATAGAAGCTCCAAGAACATAGCTGTAGACGTAATAAAACTATAGTAAgaatatttcttaaattttaaaaatggaaccAAGATAGACCACATGCGTAGGCTACACTTAACCTGGCATGCTAAGAAACTAAAATTCTAATAAGTTAAgaaaaaatggtttgggttcGTGTTTTTAGTTTGTTGGGTAATTTGTACAGAAGAATCTATGCACTGGGGAGAGAtttgcttttgttcctgctctCTGGCTTTTCTTGTCTCCTCACCAGCATCATCATCACCCAAAGAAGATGGGAGCTGGTGCAGCAACATGAGCCCTGCCGGGACCTCAACAAGAACAACTTCTAATTGGGACTTTACTTCTATTTAAGACTCTTTGCTGAAAACTTTAACATAGAGTTTAACACCTGTGACTCTGTGCTTTTGCAATAAACAACTTTACAGCAACTATTAACTGCTCGactctttaaaaacaaaataaaaaaacgACCACAACCCAGCACCTCACAAAAAGCCTGGGAGACATTTGGAAGTGTTCCCACCATTGAGGGAAGGAGCGCTCACCGCAGAAGCGCGGTGTCCGGCGGCGTCCGAGTTGCTCCCGCCGGAATTCCGGCCCTGTGCCGGTGGGCGGCCGCCACGTCGGCGCTGACACAGAGCTGGTAGTGCAGGGGCTCCTCTCTTCCCACCGGTGTCTCcaggcagaactgctgctggctctccagAGACAGGAGCAAGGAAACATCGGGagccactgtcactgtcactccttttgggggaaaaagtgggaaaacgGTGTCTCAGCAAGCAGGCGGTCCTGGGAGCCTCCAGGGATGAGCAAGGCAGAGCCTGACTGGTGCCAAGGCTTCCTGGGTTGATCCCACTCCAGATCCAGCTGTGTCAGCCATCCCCACCCTGCTCTTCCTATTCACTTGTAGACTCCAAAATGCTGGATTTCTCCCTTTCCCGGCTTTTTTGctcagcagtgcagggcagctgcagctcatggggTTAATTTGGGGTAATACCTGAAGTTTGATGTTCTGCAGAATAATCCAAATATACCCCCCAAAAATGACACCAAGCTGCTGAACTCCTGCCTGAATCCAGCATCCCACAGCAGAATTAGGGAGCCAGGAAGCCACTGGAGTGGAGCTGGGGATGCAGCaatgggagcagctctgggcttaaaaataaaccaggcaCACCAAGAGCATGGAATGTCCCTGGAGTGACTTGGGCCACCCCATcctcaggcactcagcttcagtATC
This genomic stretch from Cinclus cinclus chromosome 6, bCinCin1.1, whole genome shotgun sequence harbors:
- the LOC134045472 gene encoding SITS-binding protein-like → MPLSRHTGQIPESTWTLGFREMTEPWKGAVGCLGVAIFFAMTIGIISWQALEQSPEEWVLRGRDAGMLWERGRGALLLRALPAGRPVLAIAVGSVPATEPPPPRDRCWHDGGQFCYSWEEDAELRLSLEPPGAPGTECYGVRWTPLRPDVTLKDCFSMANVSWYGGPSIRAQRWPLNGAESPAQPLVSGDLSTNPNGFGPVLERYFLGSTGVTVTVAPDVSLLLSLESQQQFCLETPVGREEPLHYQLCVSADVAAAHRHRAGIPAGATRTPPDTALLRSPVWRYHGPEGSATKIKRGLRSLLRRLKRHRLQEGVVALGERGTAVLAATDLVPSERRKRQAPALVEPLELSITLSPYASVTSPLFLRSLNGGEAAGYWLSRQPRPGGSSIPLLTTWKGQLCARLNVTSEVALSWYLARARRLQQELGATYVAFEGVEGNSFLEQDVPAPAELAGDGYTEVLAAALATLGNGTVISAGTRSSHLPLFVQMSPLRSDWSHAGLKGLIPSVLHYSLLGYNFFIPDAVGGSVAGATPGDPELFVRWLQIVTFLPVMAFGTPPWLCCDAWVLNLTRQCIQRHRDFVVPLLLKYSKEWQSLGYPIFRPAWWLSPTDPVAFTIEDEFLIGDEVLVAPITEKGQTWRDIYLPGEGHLWMDTNTARVFDGGTTLRNYSASLAEVPVFVKTS